CAATCGCGAGcatcgatctgaaattttttatttcattttctaatttaaatttttttaaactaaatttccCTTACAATTTGGCATTTAGGGAATAACTTTATATAGGTAAACTTTTGAAAGCAATTTCCACTAATTTTCAGGTGTTTAACTTCTGAATATTCGGCCGCAAagcttttttccagatttgtaAGTGATAAATTCGCCAAATCCAGAGTTCCATCCACTTCGACGTCTGCTTTCTCGTTttggattctgaaaatttttaatttttttttctgaattttattacgggaacacaaaaatttataagaatgcgtattgcgcaacatatttgacgcgcaaaatatctcgtagcgaaaattacagtaatccattaaatgactactgtagcgcttgtgtgtcgatttacgggctcgttttttatttattgatagaataataacattttgcaaaaaaaaatgggaatatAGTAcgaagaaatgaagaaaaagtcaaattcaaaaatcgagatcccgtaaatcgacagaagcgctacagtaatcatttaaagtattactgtagttttcgctacgagatattttgcgcgtcagatatgttgcaaaatacgcattttcagaattttacgTTCCCGTAATTGCTAAAAATTCTTAAAGGTTGAGGATTTTGcataataaaattgtttttagaacaaatttttatgactttttaaaatttgaatttccgcgccatatttttgcgttttctggcaatttttctcaattttttttttcaacttttcagacatttttccgttaaaaaaattaataaccccaaaaaaatcagctttttttgagttttttttttgctgctaaattcaaaaattaatacatttttttaatcagattttccgtttttttttccgtttttccgaaaaaaaaaaccaaaatattcataatttttgccaaaaatatcgattgtttttcgtttttctgccaaaatttcggtttcaaaaaaaaagtttcttaaaccatttttcgctgtttaaaaattttatttttaattcttcagCCGATTCTCCTCCAAATTCATTTACAACAAACCTTCCACTAGTGACAAATGTGGAATTTGCCAGCGAACTATTCGCCCGGGAATCATCCAAATTCTCCTTATCATCATCTTCACCGTCGGCGGCGTCGGCGGCGGCTTTTTTCGGTTCGTCTTCTTCGCTCATActttaaaatgaatatgaGATCATgcacaaaatcgaaaattcttcaaaaaatctataatggAATGTTGTAAGCCATAATTGTAGATTTTCTCAGCTCAGCTCAGTGtgctcaacattttcaaattcatacGATTTGGGGGTCAAAGGAATCAGGGagacaagaaaaaacaacCGAAAATGACCGATGATACCGGTAGACGGTACGCTAGGGGAAGgggaaatttaataaaatttaatgctaattcgaagaaaaaaaggaaaaatactGATGATTATGCAAgacaaattgagaaaaaaacggaaaaataattgagaacTGGGTGAAGCGTATACAATAGAACGGTGAGGGCATGATGAGAGTGAGAGTGTCCCTGAGATACACGCCAAGTGGGGTGCAAAAAAGGCACgaaaattattcttttttggaaaaagaaatttagaaaaaaaaagaatcatgAAATCATCGTTGAAGAAAATGTATTCGCGTTGCTTATTGCTGCCTGACGATAAGTGATTCACGCTCCGCACCGACGCCAATGTACACGATCGGCACctgcaaatgaaaatttattgattttgtgaGCGGGAAGCCATAGTAATTACATGGCAACAGCTGGGGgtggccaattttttttattggagattttataaaaaatgtcataTTGCACCATGactttcgacattttttaaaattgaagttggagtaaaaaatttataaataaaacaatattttaatgattttttttttcaattttgctaacataaaaaaaaaggagaattatttttgaattcccgcgcaaattaGTATCGtaatttttgaggtttctgttatatttgaatttaaacaccatttgtcatttttcaaaaaattttccgttaaaaaaacttgataaccCGAAAAATAGGtgctaaaaatcgataatttacataatttataattttttttcgccgaaaactgtctgaaaaattaatttaaaattgacaaactgtgtaaaaaaacccgaaaatttcaaaatcaggtATATAATTTGCGCGGgaactcaaaaataattagctctttttaattttttttttgttgcaaaagattaaaacattttttaaacagttataTTTGGAGCATTTAGACTGTATTCTGTcacatttttaagaaattattttcagctgaaaaaccggaaaaagagctcaaaaattgcctgaaaattggaaattgctGACTTTCAtggcaattttcagcattttctcaaaattttcagctgaaataaatgatatttacagaaaattcaactgattttctatattttggaaaaacatgaTGCAATATGACATTTTGTAGATTCTACACCCACGCACCTTGATGAAATCCTCAATGAATTTCACATATTGCCGGCACTTTTCCGGGAGATCCTCGAACTTTCTCACACCGACAGTCGGCTCGTTCCATCCCTCGAATTCCTTATATTCGACCTCAATGGCTCCCCAGGCATTGGCTTGAGCCGGTGGTGAAGAGAGCACCTGTCCGTTGAGCTTGTAGCCGACAGCCACCTtgattgtctgaaaaaaaaaacgatttttacaGTGAAAACGGGCCGATCGATCCGTGAAAAGCGGCACCGCACAGAAAACGAGGCGGAGCGTAATTTAGCAAAATATTCCCCTGCGGCacagttttctcattttttgtaaattttttgggacACCACGGATTCAAGATCCGGAAATCGTAGATACGGGATCCCACCAGATTTTGAATCCGTGGTGTCTCcgtaaattttgcaaaaggcAGCGTCGCAcggaaaaagaggcggagcataatttcgcaaaaaatacTTCCCTGCGGCACagtttttccccatttttcgttgatttttttcaataaagtttttttactaatttttatttccttttttcgaataaatatgttattaaaattgattttcatgaGATTGTGGGGATATTTCATGTTAAATTTCACGTTTTACAACCAATTTAGCATGAAAAATCCCCACAATCTAATGAGAATAAAgtttaataacatttttattcgaaaaaaatgtaaaataaaaactttattgaaaaaaaatcaacaaaacaatttttttaatggggCAACTGTGCGGCAGGGTTGCGAAATTACGGTCCGCCTCTCTCGATGCCACGTGCTTCTGTTAGCTATCTATCTCTTCTCTCAGTTCTTATCTCTCACTGACATCATTCACTTTACAGCAGCgagacaaaaaaccaaaactcaCTGGGAAAGTATCAAGAATATCGAGCTTCGTCAGAGCGATCGCTGTGTACCCATTGATCATCGCCGAGCGACGGAGCAAGAAAAGATCAATCCATCCACAACGACGTTTACGTCCAGTCGTTACTCCAACTTCTTTTCCGATCGTCTGAAGCTTCTCACCATCAGAATCGAACAATTCTGTTGGGAATGGACCGGTTCCGACGCGGGTCTGATAAGCCTTCACAACACCGATAACGTTTCCGACGGCGGTTGGTGGAACTCCGATTCCTGTGCAAGCACCTCCGACGGTGGAGTTGGAAGATGTCACGTATGGATAGGTTCCAAAATCAATGTCGAGAAGGGCTCCGTTGGCTCCTTCGACGAGAACCTGCTTCCCGGCGTTGCGTTGCTCGTGGATGAATCCGACGGTGTCGCCGACGAGCTTCAACTCGGCGAGCTTCTCACGATgctgcttgaacttggcgaGCTCCTCATCAACGTTGACCTCAATCGATGGGAATTGCTTTTTGTAGTGCTCGACGAGACGGCGATACTTCTCCGAGAACTCTTCGAAGTCAGCCATAAGATCGGCGACACGGATTCCATTTCTGAAGCATTTCGAGCTGTAGGTTGGTCCGATTCCACGGTTGGTGGTTCCGATCTTGTTCTTGGCGGCCAACGAATCCTCTTGACGGCCGTCAACTTGAGAGTGAACACCGAAAACAAGATGAGCTTCGCTGGAGATCATAATTCTCTTCTCCCATCCCGACTCCTCGAGAATCCCGTTATGAGCAAGTTCCGAGAAGAAAGCGTCCAAATTGACGACGACTCCATTTCCGATGACGTTGAAGCATGTTGGACTGATAATTCCACTCGGCAAAATGTGGAAATCATACTTCCGTCCGTTGGCGACGACGGTGTGTCCGGCGTTGTTGCCTCCCTGGCATCGGGCGGTCACATTGATCTTGTGATTCTCGATCAGATAGTCGATGATCTTTCCCTTTCCTTCGTCACCCCATTGAGCACCCAGTAAGACGGACACAGTCTTGTTGGAAGACgtcatctgcaaaaaataataatattataaaaatgaaaaaggaaaaaaggaagaaaaactgaaagcgGTCAGgctgatttttatgtttttttttcgacagaaaaacaaatcaaCAGAACgggaaaacaaacaaattgtgttcaatttgataaaaaacgattTGCAGGACGAGAGAAATGAATCGAAGCGACaaacatagaaaattaaatattaatttcacaAGATTCATGCTTGTAAATCCTCTAAATtcgccaaaattgccgaatttggggacgaaaaactcaaaatttcggaaaaaaagatactttcagctgaaatcttcaatttcggCTCGTTTTACGTGCAGCGACACggaaaaatagccaaaattggagattttagcgAAACTATTTAAATAGCtcgcttttaaaaaaaaatttcggaattttgaacATGCctgtttaaaggcacacagaTTTATTaagatgggtctcggcgcgcaaaaagtttatggtagttCAATTGCCTTGCATTTTAATTcgtttttagtgattttttcattttctttcaaaaaaaattttactggtaaaaatcgttttaaatcagttttctatctttttttcgggcaaaaactataaatttttaatggaaaaagaGTGTATGTGTACcttttaaaactgatttttaaacaatttttaaaagtaaaatgtaaggaaaattaaaaaactacgGTAAAAACGAAGTAAttccattgaaaaatgcaataaaaaataaacgagaAAGCACCCGCaaactaccataaactttttcgcgtcgagacccattTGATTAaatccgtgcgcctttaagaatcCATGCCAAAATCAAGTGAAAAACGATAATAACCtaactttttgaatcaaaaattaatgtagaaatgtggaaaaatgtttgctcgatctaaaaataatttttattttacggaaaagttcgaaaaatgcctgaaagtCGAGTTTTAAGCCCTATTTCAggtatttttcgaatttttcaacaaaataaatattatttttttagatctTTCGCACATTTTCTTACATTtctacattaatttttgatttctaggAAGAATGGTTCCAAAAGTTACAAACTATTCTGTTATATTCTAGACGAACGCTTTAAACAAACACAAAAGCctctttttttctccattttctcgcTGATCTTTCCTCTCTATGTGCCGCCTATATTTCCCACACTGTAAACATACACTGCCACCAAGTCTCTTGTTTAGAAACGATTCGAGCTCATCGTTGGTCTTAGAAGTGACGGATCCCATCGGTTTTTTGTATACAGATAGTTATTAGAAATATATAAGCGAGTGAATAACTAGAAAACTCTTCGAGAACCCGGGGGATATTGATGAGGAAGTGATGAGAGactgagaagaagaagaagaagaagaacataacaaaaaatcttcaggaaagtttttttttacaaaaaaaaaacgacgatCTTCTATCCAGTCAGTTGTGAGAAGAGAAACTCGATGGATCCTGGATCCGTGTGTAATATCGCTTGGCTccgagagaagaagaagaaaaaaactcggggaagaaatgaagaaactTCGATCGAATTTATATTGTAA
This is a stretch of genomic DNA from Caenorhabditis elegans chromosome V. It encodes these proteins:
- the adss-1 gene encoding Adenylosuccinate synthetase (Confirmed by transcript evidence), with protein sequence MGSVTSKTNDELESFLNKRLGGSMTSSNKTVSVLLGAQWGDEGKGKIIDYLIENHKINVTARCQGGNNAGHTVVANGRKYDFHILPSGIISPTCFNVIGNGVVVNLDAFFSELAHNGILEESGWEKRIMISSEAHLVFGVHSQVDGRQEDSLAAKNKIGTTNRGIGPTYSSKCFRNGIRVADLMADFEEFSEKYRRLVEHYKKQFPSIEVNVDEELAKFKQHREKLAELKLVGDTVGFIHEQRNAGKQVLVEGANGALLDIDFGTYPYVTSSNSTVGGACTGIGVPPTAVGNVIGVVKAYQTRVGTGPFPTELFDSDGEKLQTIGKEVGVTTGRKRRCGWIDLFLLRRSAMINGYTAIALTKLDILDTFPTIKVAVGYKLNGQVLSSPPAQANAWGAIEVEYKEFEGWNEPTVGVRKFEDLPEKCRQYVKFIEDFIKVPIVYIGVGAERESLIVRQQ
- the adss-1 gene encoding Adenylosuccinate synthetase (Confirmed by transcript evidence); translation: MTSSNKTVSVLLGAQWGDEGKGKIIDYLIENHKINVTARCQGGNNAGHTVVANGRKYDFHILPSGIISPTCFNVIGNGVVVNLDAFFSELAHNGILEESGWEKRIMISSEAHLVFGVHSQVDGRQEDSLAAKNKIGTTNRGIGPTYSSKCFRNGIRVADLMADFEEFSEKYRRLVEHYKKQFPSIEVNVDEELAKFKQHREKLAELKLVGDTVGFIHEQRNAGKQVLVEGANGALLDIDFGTYPYVTSSNSTVGGACTGIGVPPTAVGNVIGVVKAYQTRVGTGPFPTELFDSDGEKLQTIGKEVGVTTGRKRRCGWIDLFLLRRSAMINGYTAIALTKLDILDTFPTIKVAVGYKLNGQVLSSPPAQANAWGAIEVEYKEFEGWNEPTVGVRKFEDLPEKCRQYVKFIEDFIKVPIVYIGVGAERESLIVRQQ